A segment of the uncultured Desulfobulbus sp. genome:
CAGGCGATCATTGCCGGTCGTGAGCAGGCTATCGCGAAAAAACAGGAATCCATCGCCGCCCACCGGGCTAAAATCGAACTGCTCAATCAGAAGCAGCGCGAAACCAAGGTTGAGCACGATGATGCCGGCGCCAGGGTCAAAGATCGGCAGAATAAGATGATGCAGGTTCAGACCAGTCGGGAGCATCAGGCGCTCCTGAAGGAGATCGAGGAGAACAAGAAAACCCTCAAGGATACCGAGGATCGTATTCTCCAGTTCATCGAACAGATTGAACAGCTGGAACAGGAGGTGGCCACCCTTGAGAACCTCTGTTCCGGCGAGCAGGAACTGCTGACCGAAGAAGTCGCCAATGTCGAAAAGGAAGTCCAGCGGATCGAGCAGTCGAAAAAAAACGTGGTCAGTCAACGTGCGACCGAGGCTGCCGAACTGGAAGGTCCCTATCTGAAACGCTACACCATGCTGCTCACCAAGCGCGACGGGCTGGCGGTTGTGCCGATCAACGGCAGCGTCTGCCAGGGCTGCTTCATGTCGTTGCCGCCGCAGCAGGTCAATGAGGTACGTAAGGCCGACAAGCTCAATCTCTGCCCCACCTGTCAGCGGATTTTGTATTATCGCGAGGAAGAGGAAGCCGCTGTTGAGTGAGGCAGGGGTGTTGAAACGGGATGTGATTCTTGCGCGCCTTGCCGAGCAACTCGACGATACGATCCTGGAACGGCTGTTTCCCGGGGAGGATCTGCCAGCGTTGCGGCAACTGATTGCCGGTAGCCTCAAACCACCGGCAGAAAAAGCGGTTTCTGCGGCTCCGGTTGCGACGGTGGCTGCCGCCGGTTGCTACCGATTGTTCACCGATGGCGCATCCCGGGGGAATCCCGGACAGGCTGGTGCCGGTGCGGTGTTGCTTTCCCCGCAAGGTGATGAGTTGATTGCGCGCTCGGCCTATCTGGGAAGCTGCACCAACAATGTTGCCGAATACCGTGCGCTGATTCTGGGGCTGGACGAGGCTTTGCAACTCGGCTGCGAGGAGCTTGCCATCTCCCTTGACTCGGAGTTGATTGTGCGGCAGATTCAGGGGCGTTATAAAGTGAAAAATGAAGTGCTTTTGCCGCTGTTTCAGCAGGTGCAACAGCGGCTTGCCCGTTTGCGCCGATGGTCGATCAACCATGTGCCCAGAGCACAGAACAGCCGGGCCGATCAACTGGCCAACCGGGGCATAGATAACAAAGACGATTGATCCGGCTCCAGCCGGTCACTCGTTTGCACGATTGAAGGGGTGGACGCATGATCGCTCCGGCCGTCAGGCCGGGGAGGAAAGTCCGAACACCATAGGGCACGGTGGTTCGTAACGCGAACTTCGGGCAACCGAGGGAAAGTGCCACAGAAAAGACACCGCCGATGGGGCGCTTGCGCTCACAGGTAAGGTTGAAATGGCGAGGTAAGAGCTCACCGCCTCCATGGCGACATGGGGGGCAGGGTAAACCCCACCGGGTGCAAGACCAAATAGGGAGACGTTTGAGGGCGGCCCGCCTGAAGTCTCCGGGTAGGTTGCAGGAGGCACCGGGCGACCGGTGTCCAAGTTAAATGATCATGGTCCGCCTTCGGGCGGAAACAGAATTCGGCTTACAGTTCACCCCTTTTTTTCGTGCATACGCAGATCTCTTCATATCCTACCGTTGGCGTCGTCCTGCCCGCCGGCGGAATCGGTTCCCGTTTCGGCCACGCGCAGCCCAAGCAGTTTCTTGAGCTGGCCGGCCTGCCCATTATGGTGCGCGCCTGCCGCGCCTTTTTGCAACTCCCGCAAATAGCGGTGGTGGCCATGGCTTTGCCAAGCGATCACTACCAGGCGAGCATTGAGCTGCTTGCGCGGCATTTGCAGGTGGGGGAGTTCGAGCGATTGCTGTTCACGGTCGGCGGCGCAACCCGTCAGGATTCGGTTCGGGCCGGGCTGAGCCTGCTGCCCGAGGAGATCGAGCTGGTGCTGGTGCACGATGCGGCTAGGCCGCTCATTGACCGGGCCACCATCATGCGGTGCATCGAGGGCGCCCGGCAGCACGGGGCTGTGATCGCGGCCATTCCGGTCAAGGATACCCTGAAAAAAGTGGGGCAAGAGCAGCTGATCAGTGACACGGTCGATCGCGCATCACTGTGGCAGGCACAGACCCCTCAGGCCGCCCGGCGCGACCTTCTGCAGCAGGCTTTTCTCCGGGCCGCAGACAGCGGATTCCTCGGCACCGACGAGGCCTCCCTCCTGGAGGCTGCCGGCATTGCGGTGCGGGTGGTCGAGGGCAGCGAGCGCAATCTCAAGGTGACCCGGCCGGAGGATCTGCAGGTGGCCTCCGCCCTATTGCACGAGCAGGCAACAATGAAGATAGGACATGGCTTTGATGCCCACCGGCTGGTCAGCGGACGCAAGCTGATCCTCGGCGGGGTGACGATAGATTTTGAGCTCGGCCTGGACGGGCACTCCGATGCCGATGTCGTGGCCCATGCCCTGACCGATGCCTTGCTCGGAGCACTGGGGCTGGGCGATATCGGCCGCCATTTCCCGGACAGCGATCAGCGGTACAAGGGGATCGACAGCCTGCTGTTGCTTGCGCAGGTGCAGCAGCTCGCCGAACAGCAGGGCTTTGTCCTGGGCAACGCCGATATCACCATTGTCTGTCAGCGGCCGAAGCTGGCCCCGCACCTGGCGCAGATGCAGGCCAATCTGGCCAAATGCTGCAAGGTCGCTCCGGCGGCCATCAATATCAAGGCAACAACCACAGAAAAAATGGGGTACACGGGACGGGGCGAGGGC
Coding sequences within it:
- a CDS encoding C4-type zinc ribbon domain-containing protein, with the translated sequence MKEEIFKLIKLQAIDSEIAGFDKAIAKNQAIIAGREQAIAKKQESIAAHRAKIELLNQKQRETKVEHDDAGARVKDRQNKMMQVQTSREHQALLKEIEENKKTLKDTEDRILQFIEQIEQLEQEVATLENLCSGEQELLTEEVANVEKEVQRIEQSKKNVVSQRATEAAELEGPYLKRYTMLLTKRDGLAVVPINGSVCQGCFMSLPPQQVNEVRKADKLNLCPTCQRILYYREEEEAAVE
- a CDS encoding ribonuclease HI family protein, producing the protein MSEAGVLKRDVILARLAEQLDDTILERLFPGEDLPALRQLIAGSLKPPAEKAVSAAPVATVAAAGCYRLFTDGASRGNPGQAGAGAVLLSPQGDELIARSAYLGSCTNNVAEYRALILGLDEALQLGCEELAISLDSELIVRQIQGRYKVKNEVLLPLFQQVQQRLARLRRWSINHVPRAQNSRADQLANRGIDNKDD
- the ispD gene encoding 2-C-methyl-D-erythritol 4-phosphate cytidylyltransferase → MHTQISSYPTVGVVLPAGGIGSRFGHAQPKQFLELAGLPIMVRACRAFLQLPQIAVVAMALPSDHYQASIELLARHLQVGEFERLLFTVGGATRQDSVRAGLSLLPEEIELVLVHDAARPLIDRATIMRCIEGARQHGAVIAAIPVKDTLKKVGQEQLISDTVDRASLWQAQTPQAARRDLLQQAFLRAADSGFLGTDEASLLEAAGIAVRVVEGSERNLKVTRPEDLQVASALLHEQATMKIGHGFDAHRLVSGRKLILGGVTIDFELGLDGHSDADVVAHALTDALLGALGLGDIGRHFPDSDQRYKGIDSLLLLAQVQQLAEQQGFVLGNADITIVCQRPKLAPHLAQMQANLAKCCKVAPAAINIKATTTEKMGYTGRGEGIAAHAVVLMRSANGRQ